In Marasmius oreades isolate 03SP1 chromosome 1, whole genome shotgun sequence, one DNA window encodes the following:
- a CDS encoding uncharacterized protein (CAZy:AA3) — protein sequence MFWYPPLLILVNALLPRPTQCALLERFEDLKRNDFDFVIIGGGTAGNTVANRLTENPNHHVLVLEAGGSNANAFVSMIPNFCARTLGSAIDWNYTAQTGPVMNRVVGLPRGFVLGGTSSMNCMAYTRGTREDWDRYAHVTNDAGWSWDNIQTYVRKNERFTPPADGHDTTGEFDPSVHSFDGINSVTLSGFRHQVATRVIQASKAMGNDSEFRFVLDMNSGEHLGIGFAQSTVLNGTRSSSATSYLGPQFINRPNLHVLLHAHVTRISSEETAHNGLTFTGVELSQDSGKTLHTVTASKEVILSAGSIATPQILMNSGIGDPNTLSNLGIRTLQRLPSVGRNLSEHLVLTLGWVVTANDTDSEAARNATLAAEQLRQWNETRTGPLVDAPDLDFGWVRLPKNASIFERVKDPSPGPNTAHIEIQFLVSIFPAEFRIIIPH from the exons ATGTTCTGGTACCCTCCCCTACTGATCTTGGTGAATGCTCTCTTACCACGTCCAACGCAATGCGCCCTCCTCGAAAGGTTTGAAGACCTCAAGAGAAACGACTTTGACTTTGTCATCATCGGAGGGGGCACTGCAGGGAATACTGTCGCAAATCGTCTGACGGAGAATCCCAACCATCATGTACTTGTGCTAGAGGCCGGCGGATC GAATGCGAATGCTTTCGTGTCTATGATCCCAAATTTCTGTGCCCGGACTCTTGGAAGTGCGATAGACTGGAACTACACCGCCCAAACGGGTCCTGTCATGAACCGAGTAGTTGGACTTCCCAGGGGATTTGTTCTCGGTGGTACTAGCTCAATGA ATTGCATGGCATACACTCGTGGAACAAGAGAGGATTGGGATCGATATGCCCACGTAACCAACGATGCCGGATGGTCCTGGGACAACATTCAAACATATGTACGAAAA AACGAACGCTTTACTCCTCCAGCTGATGGACACGACACAACTGGGGAATTTGACCCATCAGTTCATAGTTTTGATGGAATAAACTCTGTTACACTTTCAGGGTTTCGTCATCAGGTAGCTACACGGGTCATTCAAGCTAGCAAGGCGATGGGGAATGACTCAGAATTCCGATTTGTTCTCGACATGAATTCAGGGGAACACCTTGGAATCG GTTTCGCGCAGTCTACCGTTCTGAATGGAACTCGAAGTAGTTCAGCCACGTCCTATTTGGGACCTCAATTCATCAACCGCCCTAATCTTCACGTCTTGTTGCACGCCCATGTGACGCGTATTTCGTCGGAGGAAACAGCACATAATGGTCTTACCTTTACGGGAGTTGAACTTTCTCAGGATTCTGGAA AAACATTGCATACAGTTACAGCATCGAAAGAAGTCATACTTTCCGCTGGGTCCATTGCGACTCCCCAAATCTTGATGAACTCTGGCATCGGCGATCCCAATACCTTGTCGAATTTGGGTATCCGAACGCTGCAGCGTCTACCATCAGTTGGAAGAAACCTATCTGAACATCTTGTCCTTACGCTGGGTTGGGTGGTTACTGCTAACGATACAGATTCTGAGGCAGCAAGGAATGCGACTCTTGCTGCGGAGCAACTCAGGCAGTGGAATGAAACGAGGACAGGTCCTCTCGTTGATGCCCCAGACCTGGACTTTGGATGGGTCCGATTACCAAAGAATGCGTCGATCTTTGAGAGAGTCAAAGACCCATCTCCCGGACCCAATACCGCACATATTGAGATCCAGTTCCTCGTAAGCATTTTCCCAGCCGAGTTT